A part of Haliotis asinina isolate JCU_RB_2024 chromosome 10, JCU_Hal_asi_v2, whole genome shotgun sequence genomic DNA contains:
- the LOC137298048 gene encoding saxiphilin-like isoform X1, whose product MGYYEASDYQDIMTIYQYVVWLVLLLSHLARSRPLLSVPSLNPWVIAMSRSSPQSLGPCAVRHQHYLDVEQHLLGSSEPQCETDGTYKPKQCRGAGCYCVDSDGNDLGYFTNYAAGTDNMDCTCARDKAAYLKTGLIGKLFFCDNKGSYSKKQCTGSVCFCADVNGKMLGNSQTVNIGEMDKLQC is encoded by the exons ATGGGGTATTATGAGGCATCTGATTACCAG GACATAATGACGATCTATCAATATGTTGTCTGGCTGGTGTTACTCCTTTCCCACCTGGCAAGGTCAAGGCCACTGCTTTCAGTCCCTTCTTTGAATCCATGGGTCATCGCAATGTCAAGGTCGTCACCACAAAGCTTAG GACCCTGTGCTGTACGTCACCAACATTATCTGGATGTGGAGCAGCACCTATTGGGGTCCTCGGAACCACAGTGCGAGACTGATGGGACATACAAGCCCAAGCAGTGCAGAGGAGCTGG GTGCTACTGTGTTGACTCTGACGGTAACGACCTCGGCTACTTCACCAACTACGCCGCAGGCACGGACAACATGGACTGCA CCTGTGCTCGGGACAAAGCCGCCTACTTGAAGACGGGACTCATTGGCAAACTCTTCTTCTGTGACAACAAAGGCAGTTACAGCAAGAAACAGTGCACGGGTTCTGTCTGTTTCTGCGCCGACGTCAACGGCAAGATGCTGGGCAACAGCCAAACTGTCAACATCGGTGAAATGGACAAGCTCCAGTGTTAG
- the LOC137298048 gene encoding U20-hexatoxin-Hi1a-like isoform X2, whose protein sequence is MTTTQISILVLALAAAVTASGPCAVRHQHYLDVEQHLLGSSEPQCETDGTYKPKQCRGAGCYCVDSDGNDLGYFTNYAAGTDNMDCTCARDKAAYLKTGLIGKLFFCDNKGSYSKKQCTGSVCFCADVNGKMLGNSQTVNIGEMDKLQC, encoded by the exons ATGACCACCACACAGATCTCAATCCTTGTCCTGGCTTTGGCTGCAGCGGTGACAGCTTCAG GACCCTGTGCTGTACGTCACCAACATTATCTGGATGTGGAGCAGCACCTATTGGGGTCCTCGGAACCACAGTGCGAGACTGATGGGACATACAAGCCCAAGCAGTGCAGAGGAGCTGG GTGCTACTGTGTTGACTCTGACGGTAACGACCTCGGCTACTTCACCAACTACGCCGCAGGCACGGACAACATGGACTGCA CCTGTGCTCGGGACAAAGCCGCCTACTTGAAGACGGGACTCATTGGCAAACTCTTCTTCTGTGACAACAAAGGCAGTTACAGCAAGAAACAGTGCACGGGTTCTGTCTGTTTCTGCGCCGACGTCAACGGCAAGATGCTGGGCAACAGCCAAACTGTCAACATCGGTGAAATGGACAAGCTCCAGTGTTAG